CATAATATTTCCTGATTCGGTCTTTGGGGATAAAATTTACGGAATGTAAGTCTGTTTCCGGTAGGGGAAATCCGGGAATCTCTAACATCCCTTTGGTTGCCAAATAGTTCTGAATTCCTCGCACTCCTTTGGCGACTGATTGCGGATTCATCTGCATCCCGGTCCCGAGTTCAAGGGTCCAGGATTCGACTTCAAATTGTATAGGGTTTCCCTGTTGGGCTAAACTTTTTTCTAATGCCAGCCAAGGTTTCATTCCGGCTTCATCGAAGGCATCGCCATCATATTCGGTCATCAGAATTGCATAATCGAGGAGAAAGGCTTTGGCGCTTTCTTCTCGGGAACTGAAGCAATAGAGATAATCTAGTCCTTGGTTGGTGGAACTGTGGCAGTCGATGACATAATTGGCATCTAAGCTCAATGATTGGAGTTGATAGCGATACTGTTCGACGAAGGGAACGCCACTGGCGGCGTTGATTTCTTCTTGGAGTTTATGGAAGTGTTTTAGGATAATATTTCGATAGTTTGTGGCGATTTCGTCGGGGTTTAGATTAATTTGAGAGGAGGCAAACTGATTAATATCGGTGGCTTCTTTTTCATAATCCCAAAAGATTCGATTCCAGTCTTTGCCATCATAGCTGTGATAGCGTCCACTGGAAAAATGTTGCGATCGCCGGTTAATTCCCAGAGGATTACAAACCGGAACCAGCCAAATCTCGCCGGTGATTTGACTGGCATCTACCTGCTGCCACAATTCCATCAGTTGATGAATCACCGCATTTCCGGCGATTTCTGCTCCATGTAAATTAGACTGAATATAGGCTTTGGGTCCGGGATTGTCTCCAATAAATTTATAAACCTGGATAAACAACCGATCGCCTGAAGCCAGTTGCACAATCGGAACCCTCTCAATAATCGGTAGCATACAACCTTACCCCTTGCACAGCGTTAGAATTTTACAACAAAAAGACACGGCTTTTTTGGCCGTGTCTTGATAATGTTAATCCCATTCAAGGGTTAACCCCAAACTGGAAGCTGAATTACACTGAACCGGCACCAATGGGTTTGCCGATCGCTGCTAAATCCCCAGGCAACAGGGTGGTTTGGGCGAGTTTATCCAGCAAATCCTTCCACTGGATATACTCTAAGGACGGCAGAACCAAATCCGCTTCCTGGAACCGTTCCACCGGACCTAACCCTACCGCTAACATTCCGGCTGCTTTGGCTGCTTCTACCCCGGAATCAGCATCTTCAAAAACGATGCACTGGGAGGAAGGGATTCCCAACAGTTCGGCAGCATGGAAGAACAAATCCGGGGCAGGTTTTGATCGCGATACACTGTATCCATCGGCGATCGCCTGCACCAGATGCCCAATTCCCAAGCGTTCCACGACCATGTGAGCATTTTTGCTGGATGACCCGATCGCCACTTGAATCCCTGCTGCTTGCAGTTCCATCAAAAATTCCATCGCCCCAGGTAACAAATCTTGAGGACCAATCTCCGCTACTAGGTCTACATAGTAACGGTTTTTGCGGTCCATCATCTCCTGCATTTGCGCTTCCGGAACTTGGCGATTGCCTAGCAAGGTTAACAGCGACTCGCGACGTGCCAATCCGCGCATCGCTTCATTCGCCTCGCGATCGAAGGGAATCCCCTCCTCATCCGCCAGTTGCTTCCAGCCTAAATAATGGTATTCTGCCGTATCCGTCAGAACCCCATCCAAATCAAAGATGACACCGCGCAACTTGTCGCGCAACGCTGTTGCGGTAATTTCCGACAAGGCAGATGTCGTTTTCTGAGACTCTACCGAGGGACTATCCTGTTTAATATCAAACTCATACCAGCGAT
The Laspinema palackyanum D2c genome window above contains:
- a CDS encoding succinylglutamate desuccinylase/aspartoacylase domain-containing protein, whose product is MLPIIERVPIVQLASGDRLFIQVYKFIGDNPGPKAYIQSNLHGAEIAGNAVIHQLMELWQQVDASQITGEIWLVPVCNPLGINRRSQHFSSGRYHSYDGKDWNRIFWDYEKEATDINQFASSQINLNPDEIATNYRNIILKHFHKLQEEINAASGVPFVEQYRYQLQSLSLDANYVIDCHSSTNQGLDYLYCFSSREESAKAFLLDYAILMTEYDGDAFDEAGMKPWLALEKSLAQQGNPIQFEVESWTLELGTGMQMNPQSVAKGVRGIQNYLATKGMLEIPGFPLPETDLHSVNFIPKDRIRKYYATAGGMIQNRLPLGTLVKKGDCLYQLLSFDKTGELPQIIDIPAVESGLIADICTNYSANQGDYILSIFQGETDKFMIN